In a genomic window of Flavobacteriales bacterium:
- the gcvT gene encoding glycine cleavage system aminomethyltransferase GcvT produces MKRTALTSIHESLGAKMVPFAGYLMPVQYSGVIDEHSTVRNSVGVFDVSHMGEFIVRGPGALDLIQKVTSNDASKLTVGKVQYSCLPNATGGIVDDLLVYRMQHQDDHHYVLVVNASNIEKDWNWINSLNTFDAKLENISDHMSLLAVQGPKAVDTLKGFFTEDIASMPYYTAMYAEMKGVGLVLISTTGYTGAGGYEVYMPNPLAEKAWHAIMEAGKPFGIKPTGLAARDTLRLEMGFCLYGNDIDDTTSPIEAGLGWITKFTKDFTNSAAIKAHKDNGTSRKLVGFELIDRGIPRHGMNVVDASGAAIGVVTSGTMSPTLNKPIGMAYVPSALSAPGSAISIDARGKQLKGVVMKMPFLTQG; encoded by the coding sequence TTGAAGCGCACCGCGCTCACCAGCATCCACGAATCGCTCGGCGCCAAGATGGTGCCCTTCGCAGGCTACCTGATGCCTGTGCAGTACAGCGGCGTCATCGATGAGCACAGCACCGTGCGCAATAGCGTTGGCGTATTCGATGTCAGCCACATGGGCGAATTCATCGTGCGCGGCCCGGGCGCCTTGGACCTGATCCAGAAGGTGACCAGCAACGATGCCAGCAAGCTCACCGTTGGCAAGGTGCAGTACAGTTGCTTGCCCAACGCTACGGGTGGCATCGTTGACGACCTTCTGGTGTACCGCATGCAGCATCAGGACGATCACCATTACGTGCTGGTGGTGAATGCCAGCAACATCGAGAAGGACTGGAATTGGATCAACAGCCTCAACACCTTCGATGCGAAGCTGGAGAACATCAGCGATCACATGAGCCTGTTGGCCGTGCAAGGGCCCAAGGCCGTGGACACGCTCAAGGGATTCTTCACGGAGGACATCGCGAGCATGCCCTATTACACGGCCATGTACGCCGAGATGAAAGGCGTGGGCCTGGTGCTCATCAGCACCACAGGCTACACCGGTGCAGGCGGCTACGAAGTGTACATGCCGAACCCGCTGGCGGAGAAGGCCTGGCACGCGATCATGGAAGCGGGCAAGCCATTCGGCATCAAGCCCACCGGCCTTGCCGCGCGCGACACCCTGCGCCTCGAGATGGGCTTCTGCCTCTATGGCAACGACATCGACGACACGACCTCGCCGATCGAAGCCGGACTGGGCTGGATCACCAAGTTCACCAAGGACTTCACCAACAGCGCGGCCATAAAGGCGCACAAGGACAATGGCACCTCCCGCAAGCTCGTGGGCTTCGAGCTCATTGACCGTGGCATCCCGCGCCATGGCATGAACGTGGTGGACGCGTCCGGAGCCGCGATCGGCGTGGTCACCAGCGGCACCATGAGCCCCACCCTCAACAAGCCCATCGGCATGGCTTACGTGCCCTCGGCGCTGAGCGCGCCCGGCTCTGCCATCAGCATCGATGCGCGCGGCAAGCAGCTCAAGGGCGTGGTGATGAAGATGCCCTTCCTCACTCAGGGCTGA
- a CDS encoding 2-phosphosulfolactate phosphatase, with translation MQEPIVNSEYKYRVEACFVPTQYPLYAQDMGIVVVIDVLRATSAMVAAFEHGVDRIIPVSTIEEARQYIGRPGYIAAAERNGEVVEGFQYGNSPLAYVGQDLRGKTIVMTTTNGTKAINLAKDARKLVIGSFLNLSALSEWLVKQNENILLLCSGWKDKFNLEDSVYAGAVMERLLDSGKFGVEEDSSIAAKYMFMAARDNFLSILKAAPRRRRIEQLHLLPDAKYCLTPDQSRVIPMLRDGELVRMPPESI, from the coding sequence ATGCAGGAACCCATCGTCAATAGCGAGTACAAGTACCGTGTGGAGGCGTGCTTCGTGCCCACGCAGTACCCGCTCTACGCGCAGGACATGGGCATCGTGGTGGTGATCGATGTGCTGCGCGCCACCAGCGCCATGGTGGCTGCCTTCGAGCATGGCGTTGACCGCATCATCCCGGTGAGCACCATCGAAGAGGCCCGTCAATACATCGGCCGGCCGGGCTACATCGCCGCGGCCGAGCGCAACGGCGAAGTGGTTGAAGGCTTCCAGTACGGCAATTCGCCGCTCGCATACGTGGGGCAGGACCTGCGCGGGAAGACCATCGTGATGACTACTACCAACGGCACCAAGGCCATCAACCTGGCCAAGGATGCCCGCAAACTGGTGATCGGATCATTCCTCAACCTCAGCGCGCTGAGCGAATGGCTGGTGAAGCAGAATGAGAACATCCTGCTGCTCTGCTCCGGCTGGAAGGACAAATTCAACCTGGAGGACAGCGTATATGCCGGTGCCGTGATGGAACGCCTGCTCGACAGCGGGAAATTCGGCGTGGAAGAGGACAGCAGCATCGCCGCCAAGTACATGTTCATGGCCGCGCGCGACAATTTCCTCAGCATCCTGAAAGCCGCGCCGCGTCGGCGTCGCATCGAGCAGCTTCACCTGCTCCCCGATGCCAAGTACTGCCTCACGCCCGATCAGAGCCGTGTGATCCCCATGCTCCGCGACGGGGAACTCGTGCGCATGCCGCCTGAATCCATATGA
- a CDS encoding S1/P1 Nuclease, whose protein sequence is MIRRTLICLLLLGAVALLLAPGTAPTANAWGFYGHKRINRMACYTLPPELFPFFKRHIDFISDHAVDPDRRRYAVAGEAERHYIDIDHYAKGGQDPFAAMPRKWNDAVAKYSEDTLKAYGIVPWHVEVMHGRLVRAFMRGDVDRILRYAADIGHYIGDAHVPLHTTENYNGQLTGQHGIHAFWESRIPELSAENYDHLVGRAEYVKDPLSAAWEAVFVSHQLLDSVLGIEKRLSQEFPEDRRYTFEDRGRGGMRLYSREYAEAYEDKMQGMVERRMNASIAAVGSFWYTAWVDAGQPDLDRFEQKDVSDSLKAVLRAEEELWKERQQGYGRDHE, encoded by the coding sequence ATGATCCGCCGCACCCTCATCTGCTTGCTCCTCCTCGGCGCCGTGGCACTGCTGCTGGCACCTGGCACAGCGCCCACCGCCAACGCTTGGGGCTTCTATGGCCACAAGCGCATCAACCGCATGGCCTGCTACACGCTGCCGCCCGAGCTCTTCCCTTTCTTCAAGCGCCACATCGATTTCATCAGCGACCACGCCGTGGATCCCGACCGTCGCCGCTATGCCGTTGCCGGTGAGGCCGAGCGCCACTACATCGACATCGACCATTATGCCAAGGGCGGCCAGGATCCCTTCGCCGCGATGCCCCGTAAATGGAACGATGCCGTGGCCAAGTACAGCGAGGATACCCTGAAGGCCTACGGCATTGTGCCATGGCACGTCGAAGTGATGCACGGCCGGTTGGTGAGAGCCTTCATGCGCGGCGATGTGGACCGCATCCTCCGTTATGCCGCCGATATCGGCCATTACATCGGCGATGCGCACGTGCCCTTGCACACCACCGAGAACTACAACGGCCAGCTCACCGGCCAGCACGGCATCCACGCCTTCTGGGAGAGCCGAATACCCGAGTTGAGCGCCGAGAACTATGATCACCTCGTGGGCCGGGCCGAATACGTGAAGGATCCGCTCTCTGCAGCTTGGGAGGCCGTGTTCGTGAGCCACCAGTTGCTCGATAGCGTGCTGGGCATCGAGAAGCGCCTGAGCCAGGAATTCCCCGAGGACCGTCGCTACACCTTTGAGGACCGTGGACGCGGCGGCATGCGCCTCTACTCCCGTGAGTATGCCGAAGCGTATGAGGACAAGATGCAAGGAATGGTCGAGCGCCGCATGAACGCCAGCATTGCCGCGGTGGGCAGCTTCTGGTACACGGCATGGGTCGATGCCGGCCAGCCCGACCTCGACCGATTCGAGCAGAAGGACGTGAGCGACTCACTCAAGGCGGTGCTGCGCGCGGAGGAGGAGTTGTGGAAGGAGCGGCAACAGGGCTATGGCCGCGATCATGAATAG
- a CDS encoding 4-hydroxy-3-methylbut-2-enyl diphosphate reductase: MRAFTIPTHYRSNLVGRLKAHRKAQDPRKRDLSPSLLDLGPVRFVFARHFGFCYGVENAIEISYKALEENPGKRIFLLSQMIHNPAVNDDLTARGMRFIQDTHGQMLMDWSELTADDIVIIPAFGTTLETEARLKAIGIDPLKHNTTCPFVEKVWNRSAQLGEKQYTVVIHGKARHEETRATFSHTAAGAPAVIVKDMAEAQELGRIISGELPASRFHELFGTRCTPGFDPAKDLQRIGVVNQTTMLATETQAIADHLKQVMAAKHGEAGLKNHFADTRDTLCYATNDNQDATYELLKADADLALVVGGYNSSNTSHLVELLEQKFPTYFIQDESEILSAESIQHFNYPAHAMESTRNWLPAKRPLTIIITSGASCPDTLLDRVMLKVLGYVEGAKDPERAVADLAI, from the coding sequence ATGCGCGCCTTTACCATCCCTACGCACTACCGCAGCAATCTGGTCGGCAGGCTCAAGGCCCACCGTAAAGCACAGGACCCGCGCAAGCGCGACCTCTCTCCTTCACTGCTCGACCTGGGTCCTGTCCGCTTCGTCTTCGCCCGCCACTTCGGCTTCTGCTATGGCGTGGAGAATGCCATCGAGATCAGCTACAAGGCGCTGGAAGAGAACCCCGGGAAGCGGATATTCCTGCTCAGCCAGATGATCCACAACCCCGCGGTGAACGATGACCTCACCGCGCGCGGCATGCGCTTCATCCAGGACACGCATGGCCAGATGCTCATGGACTGGAGCGAGCTCACCGCCGACGACATCGTGATCATCCCCGCCTTCGGAACCACGCTCGAGACCGAAGCGCGGCTCAAGGCCATCGGCATCGACCCGCTGAAGCACAACACCACCTGCCCCTTCGTGGAGAAGGTGTGGAACCGCAGCGCGCAGCTCGGCGAGAAGCAGTACACCGTGGTGATCCATGGCAAGGCCAGGCACGAAGAGACGCGCGCCACCTTCAGCCACACCGCCGCCGGAGCGCCCGCGGTGATCGTGAAGGACATGGCTGAGGCGCAGGAGCTCGGCCGCATCATCAGCGGTGAACTTCCTGCTTCACGCTTCCACGAGTTGTTCGGTACGCGCTGCACACCGGGCTTCGACCCGGCCAAGGACCTGCAGCGCATCGGAGTAGTGAATCAGACCACCATGCTGGCCACGGAGACACAGGCCATCGCCGACCATTTGAAGCAAGTGATGGCCGCGAAGCATGGAGAAGCCGGACTGAAGAACCACTTCGCCGACACGCGCGACACGCTCTGTTACGCCACCAACGACAATCAGGACGCTACCTACGAATTGCTGAAGGCCGATGCCGACCTCGCCCTCGTGGTGGGCGGCTACAACAGCAGCAACACCAGCCATCTGGTTGAACTGCTGGAGCAGAAGTTCCCCACCTATTTCATCCAGGACGAGAGCGAGATCCTCAGCGCGGAATCGATCCAGCACTTCAACTACCCCGCGCACGCCATGGAGAGCACGCGTAACTGGCTGCCCGCGAAGCGCCCGCTCACCATCATCATTACCAGCGGCGCCAGTTGCCCGGACACGCTGCTTGACCGCGTGATGCTGAAGGTGCTTGGATACGTGGAGGGGGCGAAGGACCCGGAACGGGCCGTTGCGGACCTGGCCATTTGA